A window of Bradyrhizobium sp. AZCC 1610 contains these coding sequences:
- a CDS encoding GNAT family N-acetyltransferase, whose protein sequence is MTTMRLDDLRQYSDVLRVRNGEVVTVRFVEPRDAGALQNYFRSLTTRSRYNRFLGAASELSPSELDRFIHVGEADRFSVVATTLVDGRETIVGEARYAFDSDTASIEFGLSIDDRWQGHGIGRALLKNLECRAASFGAARLFGDTLRSNDAMIALARKAGYAFTATPGDWKLTRFQKPIHVEPQEIPCASWRLAAASPSAMSSLAV, encoded by the coding sequence ATGACCACGATGCGGCTCGACGATCTCAGGCAATATTCCGACGTGCTCCGCGTGCGTAACGGCGAGGTGGTGACCGTGCGCTTCGTCGAGCCGCGCGATGCCGGGGCACTGCAGAACTATTTCCGCTCGCTGACGACGCGCTCCCGCTACAACCGTTTCCTCGGCGCGGCCAGCGAACTGTCGCCGTCCGAACTCGACCGCTTCATTCATGTCGGCGAGGCCGATCGATTCAGCGTGGTCGCGACCACGTTGGTCGATGGCCGCGAGACGATCGTGGGCGAGGCGCGCTACGCCTTCGACAGCGACACGGCCAGCATTGAATTCGGCCTGTCGATCGACGACCGCTGGCAGGGCCACGGCATCGGCAGGGCGCTGTTGAAAAATCTGGAATGCCGGGCTGCTTCATTCGGTGCCGCGCGCCTGTTCGGCGACACGCTGCGCTCCAATGATGCGATGATCGCGCTCGCCCGCAAGGCCGGCTACGCCTTCACCGCTACCCCTGGCGACTGGAAGCTGACGCGCTTCCAGAAGCCAATTCATGTCGAACCGCAGGAAATCCCATGCGCCAGTTGGCGGCTCGCCGCCGCCTCTCCCAGCGCAATGTCCTCGCTTGCGGTCTGA
- a CDS encoding DUF1127 domain-containing protein, with product MSTYTHESMINHHDPGLLTRLADTLHVWLQRYRSRRELASWSERELHDIGISWSDVAYEADKPFWRA from the coding sequence ATGTCCACTTACACGCATGAATCGATGATAAATCATCATGATCCGGGGCTTTTGACCCGGCTCGCCGATACTCTCCATGTCTGGCTGCAGCGCTACCGGTCGCGCCGCGAACTGGCCAGCTGGTCCGAGCGGGAGCTGCACGATATCGGCATCTCCTGGAGCGACGTCGCTTACGAAGCCGACAAACCGTTCTGGCGGGCTTGA
- a CDS encoding Zn-dependent alcohol dehydrogenase has protein sequence MKAAVLHEVNKPLVIEDVSVPNPGPREVLIRTRVAGLCHSDLHFMEGLYPHPLPAVLGHESAGVVEKVGSDVTYVKPGDHVVTCLSVFCGTCDNCATGRTVLCTDTTVKMLPGQSNRLSWAREEKLHQFLNLSSFAEQMLVHENAIVKIRKDMPLELAALIGCGVITGYGAVVNTAKVQAGETVAVIGCGGVGMAAINGAAIAGAGRIIAIDTNPAKLQLASKLGATDIVDPARGDVVQQVRELTGGGVHHSFEVLGRKETAEQSFAMLAAGGTATIVGMIPFGQKIELHGFDFLRERRIQGSSMGSNHFRVDMPRLVEFYMRGKLHLEDWISAKLKLSEINEGFASMKAGKTLRSVIMFDT, from the coding sequence ATGAAGGCCGCCGTCCTGCATGAAGTCAACAAGCCGTTGGTGATCGAGGATGTCAGCGTGCCGAATCCCGGCCCGCGCGAAGTCCTGATCCGCACGCGCGTCGCCGGCCTCTGCCATTCCGATTTGCATTTCATGGAAGGGCTCTACCCGCATCCGCTGCCGGCCGTGCTCGGCCATGAATCGGCCGGCGTGGTCGAGAAGGTCGGTTCCGACGTCACCTATGTAAAACCCGGCGATCACGTCGTGACCTGCCTGTCGGTGTTCTGCGGCACCTGCGACAACTGCGCCACCGGCCGCACGGTGCTCTGCACCGACACCACCGTGAAGATGCTGCCCGGCCAGTCCAACCGGCTGTCCTGGGCGCGTGAGGAGAAGCTCCATCAGTTCCTCAACCTCTCGTCCTTCGCCGAGCAGATGCTGGTGCACGAAAATGCCATCGTCAAAATCCGCAAGGACATGCCGCTGGAGCTGGCGGCGCTGATCGGCTGCGGCGTGATCACCGGCTACGGCGCGGTGGTGAACACGGCCAAGGTTCAGGCCGGCGAAACCGTCGCGGTGATCGGCTGCGGCGGCGTCGGCATGGCGGCGATCAATGGGGCTGCGATCGCAGGCGCCGGCCGCATCATCGCGATCGATACCAACCCGGCCAAGCTGCAGTTGGCCAGCAAGCTCGGCGCCACCGACATCGTCGACCCTGCGAGGGGCGACGTGGTGCAGCAGGTGCGCGAACTCACCGGTGGCGGCGTGCATCACTCCTTCGAGGTGCTGGGCCGCAAGGAAACCGCAGAGCAGTCCTTTGCGATGCTGGCGGCGGGCGGCACCGCGACCATCGTCGGCATGATCCCGTTCGGCCAGAAGATCGAACTGCACGGCTTCGATTTCCTGCGCGAGCGCCGGATCCAGGGCTCGTCGATGGGCTCCAATCATTTCCGCGTCGACATGCCCCGCCTCGTCGAATTCTACATGCGCGGCAAGCTGCACCTGGAGGACTGGATCTCGGCCAAGCTGAAGCTCTCCGAAATCAACGAGGGCTTTGCCAGCATGAAGGCCGGCAAAACGCTGCGCAGCGTGATCATGTTCGATACGTGA
- a CDS encoding SDR family NAD(P)-dependent oxidoreductase has protein sequence MEIPSYKIALIVGVGEGLSASLARLFAREGIKVALAARKIEKLGALCTETGARAFACNATEAEEVERLFGMVEREIGTPDIVVYNASGRARGAFTDLVPADVAQAIAVSAFGGFLVAQQAATRMLPNRHGAILFTGASASVKGYPQSAPFAMGKFALRGLAQSMARELSPQGIHVAHFVIDGGIRSAARAEPADRPDSMLDPDAIALSYWNVLQQPRSAWTWEVELRPWVEKF, from the coding sequence ATGGAAATTCCCAGCTACAAGATTGCCCTGATCGTCGGCGTCGGCGAGGGATTGAGCGCATCGCTGGCGCGGCTGTTCGCGCGCGAAGGCATCAAGGTTGCGCTCGCCGCGCGCAAGATCGAGAAGCTCGGCGCGCTCTGCACCGAGACCGGCGCCCGTGCCTTTGCCTGCAATGCGACCGAAGCCGAGGAAGTCGAGCGTCTCTTTGGCATGGTCGAGCGCGAGATCGGAACGCCCGATATCGTCGTCTATAATGCCAGCGGACGGGCGCGCGGCGCTTTCACCGACCTGGTTCCGGCAGATGTCGCACAGGCGATTGCCGTTTCGGCGTTCGGCGGCTTTCTGGTGGCGCAGCAGGCGGCCACACGCATGTTGCCCAACAGGCACGGCGCAATCCTGTTCACCGGCGCTTCCGCCAGCGTCAAGGGCTATCCGCAATCGGCGCCGTTCGCGATGGGCAAGTTCGCGCTGCGCGGGCTCGCCCAGAGCATGGCGCGCGAATTGTCGCCGCAGGGCATCCACGTCGCGCATTTCGTCATCGACGGCGGCATCCGCAGCGCGGCGCGCGCCGAGCCCGCCGACAGGCCGGACTCGATGCTTGATCCCGACGCCATCGCATTGAGCTACTGGAACGTACTGCAGCAGCCGCGCAGCGCCTGGACCTGGGAGGTCGAATTGCGGCCGTGGGTGGAGAAGTTTTGA
- a CDS encoding acyl-CoA dehydrogenase family protein, giving the protein MHDRATGSANQPGLLAPDTTGMNFYRADPALTDLLRLHLPDALFRHIEPHLDRLGEMAGGYLDECARLADRHTPVLHQRDKFGRDTQYIEYHPAYRELEKAAFGEFGIHAMSIRKGIMGWPDKYPVVAKHAFTFLFNQTEFGMGCPINVTDGCAKLLNNFGSEALKARYLDGLTQTDMSKLTQGGQFMTEKEGGSDVGTLTTRAVQEGEHWRLYGEKWFCSNADAKVVMLLARPEGAGPGTRGVGLFLMPRYLDDGSQNHYRIVRLKDKLGTRSMASGEIKFEGAIAYAVGKLDRGFVQMAEMVNSSRLSNGVKSTALMRRAHHDAMTVARNRVVFGSRIIDLPLARRQLTKIMLPTEQALSMSFLTADALDRAEAGSQDAAALLRILTPTLKFRATRDARKVCGDALEMRGGIGYIEEFATSRLLRDAHLGSIWEGTGNIVAIDALTRAVGRHGADAALAADLHARLDDSANVPQAWRNRLRELTDRAVGFAREVASRSDNEGDARRATSLLYHVASAVALAWEGGRIHEMRGDARRLLLSRMVIDHRVSAVDPFRLAENATQRAITDQLLGERSVGMAEVGELLVAA; this is encoded by the coding sequence ATGCATGATCGCGCGACAGGTTCGGCCAATCAGCCGGGATTGCTCGCGCCTGATACGACGGGAATGAATTTCTACCGGGCCGATCCGGCGCTGACGGATCTGCTGCGGCTGCATCTCCCTGATGCGCTGTTCCGCCATATCGAGCCGCATCTCGATCGCCTCGGCGAAATGGCCGGAGGCTATCTCGACGAATGCGCGCGGCTCGCCGACCGTCACACGCCGGTATTGCATCAGCGCGACAAGTTCGGGCGCGATACCCAGTACATCGAATATCATCCGGCCTACCGCGAGTTGGAGAAGGCCGCGTTCGGTGAGTTTGGCATTCACGCGATGTCGATCCGCAAGGGCATCATGGGCTGGCCGGACAAATACCCTGTTGTGGCCAAGCACGCCTTTACGTTCCTGTTCAATCAGACCGAGTTCGGCATGGGTTGCCCGATCAACGTCACCGACGGCTGCGCAAAACTGCTCAACAATTTCGGCAGCGAGGCGTTGAAGGCGAGATATCTCGACGGCCTGACCCAGACCGACATGAGCAAGCTGACCCAGGGCGGCCAGTTCATGACTGAGAAGGAGGGCGGCTCCGACGTCGGCACGCTGACGACAAGAGCCGTGCAGGAAGGCGAGCACTGGCGGCTCTACGGCGAAAAATGGTTCTGCTCCAATGCCGACGCCAAGGTGGTGATGCTGCTGGCGCGCCCCGAGGGCGCGGGTCCTGGCACGCGTGGCGTCGGGCTGTTCCTGATGCCGCGGTATCTCGACGACGGCTCGCAGAACCACTACCGGATCGTCCGCCTGAAGGACAAGCTCGGCACCCGCTCGATGGCGTCGGGCGAAATCAAGTTCGAGGGCGCGATTGCCTATGCCGTCGGCAAGCTCGACCGCGGCTTCGTGCAGATGGCCGAGATGGTCAATTCGTCGCGGCTCTCCAACGGTGTCAAATCCACCGCGCTGATGCGGCGCGCGCACCATGATGCGATGACGGTGGCGCGAAACCGCGTGGTGTTCGGCAGCCGCATCATCGACCTGCCGCTGGCGCGGCGGCAATTGACGAAGATCATGCTGCCGACCGAGCAGGCGCTGTCGATGAGCTTCCTCACCGCAGATGCGCTGGACCGCGCCGAGGCCGGCAGCCAGGACGCCGCCGCGTTGCTGCGCATCCTGACGCCGACGCTGAAATTCCGCGCGACGCGTGACGCGCGAAAAGTCTGCGGCGATGCGTTGGAGATGCGCGGCGGGATCGGCTACATCGAGGAATTTGCAACCAGCAGGCTGCTGCGCGACGCCCATCTCGGCTCGATCTGGGAAGGCACCGGTAATATTGTGGCCATAGATGCGCTAACGCGCGCGGTCGGCCGTCACGGCGCCGATGCGGCGTTGGCAGCGGACCTGCACGCCCGTCTCGACGACAGCGCCAATGTGCCGCAGGCCTGGCGCAATCGTCTGCGGGAATTGACCGATCGCGCCGTCGGATTCGCGCGCGAAGTGGCCAGCCGGAGCGACAACGAGGGCGATGCGCGACGCGCCACCAGCCTGCTCTATCATGTCGCCAGTGCGGTCGCGCTGGCCTGGGAGGGCGGACGCATCCACGAGATGCGCGGCGACGCCCGGCGGCTGTTGCTGTCGCGGATGGTGATCGACCATCGCGTCTCGGCGGTCGACCCGTTCCGGCTTGCGGAAAATGCGACCCAGCGTGCCATCACCGATCAGTTGCTCGGTGAGCGCAGCGTCGGCATGGCCGAGGTTGGCGAATTGCTCGTCGCAGCGTAG
- a CDS encoding esterase produces the protein MMRVAIVSAVLMSTTLAHAAEPIALRDMGSFHVGGRLVEISGKPVKEVTFTPGGVPAKVDPNGTYQVEQMYVQYFLPANEKGAYPLLMWHGGGLTGVTYETTPDGREGWLNYFLRKGWAVYNSDAVERGRAGWAQYPDIFKSEPVFLTTANPFERFRIGDGAGSYNPDPAKRKLMPGSQFPNEGYENFVKQNVPRWTTTDDAIIAAYIAEIDRVGPSIILFHSQAGSFGFKVAQARPDKVKALIAIEPAGIGDPAKVDVLKNIPTLIVYGDYIEKDSRWPKIRANGIAFADAIKAAGGSVDVVDLPQAGIKGNSHMVMMDKNNAEVAALIQKWLEGKGLTK, from the coding sequence ATGATGCGCGTAGCGATTGTTTCTGCTGTTCTGATGTCTACGACACTGGCCCACGCGGCCGAGCCGATCGCGTTGCGCGATATGGGCTCGTTCCATGTTGGCGGAAGGCTGGTCGAGATTTCCGGCAAGCCGGTCAAGGAGGTGACGTTCACCCCCGGCGGCGTACCTGCAAAAGTCGATCCCAACGGCACCTATCAGGTCGAGCAGATGTATGTGCAGTATTTTCTGCCCGCCAACGAAAAGGGCGCCTATCCACTGCTGATGTGGCATGGCGGCGGGCTGACCGGCGTCACGTATGAGACAACGCCGGACGGACGTGAGGGCTGGCTGAACTATTTCCTGCGCAAGGGCTGGGCCGTCTACAATTCCGACGCAGTCGAGCGCGGCCGCGCCGGCTGGGCGCAATACCCGGATATCTTCAAGAGCGAGCCGGTGTTTCTCACGACCGCCAACCCGTTCGAGCGTTTTCGCATCGGCGACGGCGCCGGCTCCTACAATCCGGATCCGGCCAAGCGGAAGCTGATGCCCGGCAGCCAGTTTCCCAATGAAGGCTACGAGAATTTCGTCAAGCAGAACGTGCCGCGCTGGACCACGACCGACGACGCCATCATCGCCGCCTATATCGCCGAGATCGACCGCGTCGGTCCGTCCATCATCCTGTTCCACAGCCAGGCCGGCAGCTTCGGCTTCAAGGTGGCGCAGGCGCGGCCCGACAAGGTCAAGGCGCTGATTGCGATCGAGCCCGCCGGCATCGGCGATCCCGCCAAGGTCGATGTCCTCAAAAACATTCCGACGCTGATCGTCTATGGCGACTACATCGAGAAGGATTCGCGCTGGCCGAAAATCCGCGCCAACGGCATCGCCTTTGCGGACGCCATCAAGGCCGCTGGCGGCAGCGTCGATGTCGTCGACCTGCCGCAGGCCGGCATCAAGGGCAATTCGCACATGGTGATGATGGACAAGAACAATGCCGAGGTCGCAGCCCTGATCCAGAAGTGGCTCGAAGGCAAGGGGCTGACGAAGTAA
- the tcuA gene encoding FAD-dependent tricarballylate dehydrogenase TcuA → MTKKFDVLVIGGGNAALCAAISARRAGASVLVLEGAPKFYRGGNTRHTRNMRCAHDAATEILTGPYTEEEFWDDLLRLTGGQTDEELAKFMIKESKDILNWVVEQGVRWQPSLGGTLSLGRTNSFFLGGGRAMLNALYLTAEKLGVEIVYDAEVTDLAIEDGMFLSATLEQPIDGTSEICALTLVAAAGGFEANIEWLKQYWGDAADNFLIRGTPYNRGSILKILLDKGVQDIGDPTQCHAVAIDARAPKFDGGIITRHDSVVFGIVVNKHAQRFYDEGEDIWPKRYAIWGRLVAAQPDQIAYIIFDASVRNSFMPTLFPPIEGGSIAELAGKLDLDPAALEKTITEFNAAVQPGTFDHTILDDCRTEGITPPKTHWARRIETPPYLAYPVRPGITFTYLGTRVNRQSRMVMRDGKPSANMFAAGEIMAGNVLGKGYAAGIGMTIGSVFGRVAGREAAKNARN, encoded by the coding sequence CTGACCAAAAAATTCGATGTGCTGGTGATCGGCGGCGGCAACGCCGCTTTGTGCGCCGCCATCAGCGCCCGACGCGCCGGTGCCTCCGTGCTGGTGCTGGAAGGCGCACCAAAGTTCTATCGCGGTGGCAATACCCGCCACACCCGCAACATGCGCTGCGCCCATGATGCTGCGACCGAGATTCTCACCGGCCCCTACACCGAAGAAGAGTTCTGGGACGATCTGTTGCGCCTGACCGGCGGGCAGACCGACGAGGAACTGGCCAAGTTCATGATCAAGGAGTCCAAGGACATCCTGAACTGGGTCGTCGAACAGGGCGTGCGCTGGCAGCCCTCGCTCGGCGGCACGCTGAGCCTTGGCCGCACCAACTCGTTCTTCCTCGGCGGCGGCAGGGCGATGCTGAATGCGCTTTATCTCACCGCGGAAAAACTCGGTGTCGAGATCGTCTACGATGCTGAAGTGACCGACCTCGCGATCGAGGACGGCATGTTTCTGTCCGCGACGCTGGAGCAGCCGATCGATGGCACGAGCGAAATCTGCGCCTTGACGCTGGTGGCAGCCGCCGGCGGATTTGAAGCCAACATCGAATGGCTGAAGCAGTATTGGGGCGATGCGGCCGACAATTTCCTGATCCGCGGCACACCCTATAACCGCGGCTCCATTCTTAAGATCCTGCTCGACAAGGGCGTGCAGGACATCGGCGACCCCACCCAATGCCATGCGGTGGCGATCGATGCCCGCGCGCCGAAATTCGACGGCGGCATCATCACGCGGCACGACTCGGTGGTGTTCGGCATCGTCGTCAACAAGCACGCCCAGCGCTTCTACGACGAGGGCGAGGACATCTGGCCGAAGCGCTACGCGATCTGGGGCCGGCTGGTGGCCGCGCAGCCGGACCAGATCGCCTACATCATCTTCGATGCGTCCGTTCGCAACAGTTTTATGCCGACGCTGTTTCCGCCGATCGAGGGCGGCAGCATTGCGGAGTTGGCCGGCAAGCTCGATCTCGATCCGGCCGCGCTGGAAAAGACCATCACCGAATTCAACGCCGCGGTGCAGCCCGGCACCTTCGATCACACCATCCTGGATGATTGCCGCACCGAAGGCATCACGCCGCCGAAGACGCACTGGGCGCGCAGGATCGAGACGCCGCCTTACCTCGCCTATCCGGTGCGACCCGGCATCACCTTCACCTATCTCGGCACCCGCGTGAACAGGCAGTCGCGCATGGTGATGAGGGACGGCAAGCCTTCCGCCAACATGTTCGCGGCCGGTGAAATCATGGCCGGCAACGTGCTCGGCAAGGGCTACGCAGCCGGCATCGGCATGACCATCGGCAGCGTGTTCGGCCGGGTGGCGGGACGGGAAGCGGCGAAGAATGCGAGAAATTAA
- a CDS encoding enoyl-CoA hydratase, with product MTTETKIDTGTDELLCVIRDRVAIITLNRPEARNAMSDALTPALRAMIKTCGENPDVGVLLLTGAGTAFCAGGNVKGMGAHRDSKKLAMSYDEKVADLQERQRLLTGALASVRKPTIAALPGPAVGAGLAIALACDIRIAAQSAFVSTGYLRVALSGDYGIAWLLTRLVGTSRARELMFTAEKVDAARCEAIGLVNRVVPDDKLQAEACALAKSMAEGPTLALRYMKDNLDEALQFDFATARDHEAERLVRLTTTADHKEAVQAFIDKRKPVFSGN from the coding sequence ATGACCACCGAAACCAAAATCGATACCGGCACCGACGAACTGCTGTGTGTGATCCGCGACCGCGTCGCCATCATCACCCTGAACCGCCCCGAGGCGCGCAATGCGATGTCGGACGCGCTGACGCCGGCCCTGCGCGCGATGATCAAGACCTGCGGCGAGAATCCCGATGTCGGCGTGTTGCTGCTCACCGGCGCGGGCACCGCGTTCTGCGCCGGCGGCAACGTCAAGGGCATGGGCGCGCATCGCGACAGCAAAAAGCTCGCGATGTCCTATGACGAGAAGGTCGCCGATTTGCAGGAGCGGCAGCGTCTGTTGACGGGCGCGCTGGCTTCGGTGCGCAAGCCGACGATTGCGGCGCTGCCCGGCCCCGCGGTCGGCGCGGGCCTTGCGATCGCGTTGGCCTGCGACATCCGGATCGCGGCGCAATCGGCGTTTGTCTCCACCGGCTATCTCCGCGTGGCGCTTTCCGGAGATTATGGCATCGCCTGGCTGCTGACGCGGCTGGTTGGCACGTCGCGGGCGCGCGAACTGATGTTCACCGCCGAGAAGGTCGATGCCGCCAGATGCGAGGCGATCGGCCTCGTCAACCGCGTGGTGCCTGATGACAAGCTGCAGGCCGAAGCCTGCGCGCTCGCCAAATCGATGGCCGAAGGGCCGACGCTGGCGCTGCGCTACATGAAGGACAATCTCGACGAAGCGCTGCAATTCGACTTCGCCACCGCACGCGACCATGAGGCCGAGCGTCTGGTCCGCCTGACCACCACCGCCGATCACAAGGAGGCCGTGCAGGCCTTCATCGACAAGCGCAAGCCGGTATTTTCAGGCAATTGA
- a CDS encoding transcriptional regulator GcvA, with protein sequence MTARLPSLNGLRAFEAAARHLSFTQAASELNVTQTAISHQIKRLEEELGVRLFIRQNRSLTLTQQGQDYLPGIRAAFNDLRLATDRLLRKDDDHVLTVSTLASLAAKWLLPRLTAFQEAHPGIDVRITTSTNLVDFQRDNVDAGIRYGRGQWPGVRADWLMADELFPVCSPALLKGNKPLKCPEDLRDHVLLHTSNANSDDWRLWLTAAGLSADFSKQPGVTFDLIFMTVQAAIDGLGVAMGRTAYVQEDIAKGRLVVPFNIAFPVDAGFYLVSPAGRTDPPKLAAFRQWLLASVQSKP encoded by the coding sequence ATGACCGCCAGGCTGCCGTCGCTGAATGGATTGCGCGCCTTCGAGGCCGCGGCGCGGCATTTGAGCTTCACGCAGGCGGCGTCCGAGCTGAATGTCACGCAGACCGCGATCAGCCATCAGATCAAGCGGCTGGAGGAAGAACTCGGCGTTCGCCTGTTCATCCGCCAGAACCGTTCGCTGACGCTGACGCAGCAGGGGCAAGACTACCTCCCCGGCATCCGTGCCGCGTTCAACGATCTCAGGCTTGCGACCGACCGTCTGCTGCGCAAAGACGACGACCATGTGCTGACGGTCTCGACGCTGGCCTCGCTCGCCGCCAAATGGCTGCTGCCGCGGTTGACTGCATTTCAGGAAGCCCATCCCGGCATCGACGTGCGCATCACCACCTCGACCAACCTGGTCGACTTCCAGCGCGACAATGTCGACGCCGGAATCCGCTACGGCCGCGGCCAATGGCCGGGCGTTCGCGCCGACTGGCTGATGGCGGACGAGCTCTTCCCGGTGTGCAGCCCGGCGCTGCTTAAAGGCAACAAGCCGCTGAAATGCCCCGAGGACCTCCGGGATCACGTGCTGCTGCATACCAGCAACGCCAACAGCGACGACTGGCGGCTGTGGCTGACGGCGGCCGGACTGTCGGCCGATTTTTCGAAACAGCCGGGTGTCACTTTCGACCTGATCTTCATGACGGTGCAGGCCGCGATCGACGGCCTCGGCGTCGCCATGGGCCGCACCGCCTATGTGCAGGAAGACATCGCCAAGGGCCGGCTGGTCGTTCCCTTCAACATCGCATTTCCGGTCGATGCCGGCTTTTATCTGGTCTCGCCTGCGGGCAGAACCGATCCGCCCAAACTCGCGGCCTTCCGGCAATGGCTGCTCGCATCCGTGCAGAGCAAGCCCTGA
- a CDS encoding amidase, with translation MAKSQWSFKTAVELSAALAAKKVSAVELAEDAIGRIERHDAKINAICVRDFERGLAAARGADAELARGVKKPLLGLPVTVKESYNIAGLPTTWGIPAQKDFTPTEDALSITRAKDAGGVILGKTNVPLGLGDWQSYNEIYGTTNNPFDLGRTPGGSSGGSSAALAAGYGPLSLGSDIGGSLRVPAFHCGVYAHKPTFGLVPGRGHTPPPFQPLPLDRDLAVIGPMARSAADLSLLLDTIAGPDPLEAGKGYKLALPPSRHGALKDFRVLVIDTDPVMPTDNVVRGTIGNLVSNLEKVGAMVERNSPLLPDFAETSRLYMRMLMAFLGASFPPEAHAGAEAALAALPASDLSLRAERLRGMTQSHRNWLMDDVARGRLRAQWRELFKTYDAVICPIMPTPAYPHDHSDDQEKRRIKIDGKDYVYPDQLSWPGIATLPGLPSTAIPTGFSPDGLPVGVQIVGPWLEDRTPLKLAELIEREFGGFKPPPMFDD, from the coding sequence TTGGCCAAATCGCAATGGAGTTTCAAGACCGCCGTCGAATTGTCGGCGGCCCTCGCTGCCAAAAAAGTTTCAGCCGTCGAATTGGCCGAGGACGCGATCGGCCGCATCGAACGGCACGACGCGAAGATCAATGCGATTTGCGTTCGCGATTTCGAGCGCGGCCTTGCCGCCGCCCGCGGCGCCGACGCCGAACTGGCACGCGGCGTGAAGAAGCCGCTGCTCGGTCTCCCCGTGACGGTGAAAGAATCCTACAACATCGCAGGATTGCCGACGACATGGGGCATTCCGGCGCAGAAGGATTTTACGCCGACCGAGGACGCACTCTCGATCACGCGCGCCAAGGACGCCGGCGGCGTGATCCTTGGCAAGACCAACGTGCCGCTCGGGCTCGGCGACTGGCAAAGCTACAACGAGATTTACGGCACCACCAACAACCCGTTCGATCTCGGCCGCACGCCGGGCGGCTCTTCCGGCGGATCGTCGGCGGCGCTCGCCGCGGGCTACGGGCCGCTGTCGCTCGGCTCAGATATCGGCGGATCGCTGCGCGTGCCCGCATTTCACTGCGGCGTCTATGCGCACAAGCCGACGTTTGGGCTGGTCCCCGGCCGCGGCCATACCCCGCCGCCATTCCAACCGTTGCCGCTTGACCGCGACCTTGCCGTGATTGGACCAATGGCGCGCAGCGCCGCCGATCTTTCGCTGCTGCTCGACACCATCGCAGGCCCCGATCCACTGGAGGCCGGCAAGGGCTACAAGCTCGCACTGCCGCCGTCGCGTCACGGCGCGCTGAAGGACTTTCGCGTGCTGGTGATCGATACCGACCCGGTGATGCCGACCGACAACGTGGTGCGTGGCACGATCGGCAACCTCGTCTCCAATCTCGAAAAGGTTGGCGCCATGGTCGAACGCAACAGCCCGCTGCTGCCGGACTTTGCCGAAACATCCCGGCTCTACATGCGGATGCTGATGGCGTTCCTCGGCGCCTCCTTCCCGCCGGAAGCCCATGCCGGTGCGGAGGCCGCCCTCGCCGCGCTGCCGGCGAGCGACCTGAGCCTCCGCGCCGAACGCCTGCGCGGCATGACGCAAAGCCACCGCAACTGGCTGATGGACGATGTCGCGCGCGGGCGGCTGCGCGCGCAATGGCGCGAACTGTTCAAGACCTATGACGCCGTGATCTGCCCGATCATGCCGACGCCGGCCTATCCGCACGACCATTCCGACGACCAGGAGAAGCGCCGCATCAAGATCGACGGCAAGGATTACGTCTATCCCGATCAGCTCTCCTGGCCCGGCATCGCCACCTTGCCCGGCCTGCCCTCCACCGCGATCCCGACCGGCTTTTCGCCGGATGGGTTGCCGGTCGGCGTGCAGATCGTCGGGCCCTGGCTGGAGGACCGCACGCCGCTAAAGCTGGCGGAACTGATCGAGCGCGAATTCGGCGGCTTCAAGCCGCCGCCTATGTTTGATGATTGA
- a CDS encoding nuclear transport factor 2 family protein, translating to MSKDVEELTALNRDYVASVQNCDVKRFDEILAPDFYCSNPDKTLVDRAAFLKQTAVPVTIRNLTTHDVKIRVLGDFAIIHAATSYTTADGHQAHGRYTDCWAKQNGKWLAVSAHVSR from the coding sequence ATGAGCAAGGATGTCGAAGAGCTAACTGCGCTCAACCGCGACTACGTCGCCTCCGTGCAGAATTGCGACGTCAAACGTTTCGACGAGATTCTGGCGCCAGATTTCTATTGCTCGAATCCCGACAAGACCTTGGTCGACCGAGCAGCGTTTCTGAAACAGACGGCGGTGCCGGTAACGATCAGGAACCTGACGACCCACGACGTCAAAATCCGCGTGCTGGGCGACTTCGCCATCATCCACGCCGCTACGAGCTATACGACGGCTGACGGCCACCAGGCTCATGGCCGTTACACCGATTGCTGGGCGAAACAGAACGGCAAGTGGCTCGCGGTGTCCGCGCACGTGTCGCGATAA